A single window of uncultured Pseudodesulfovibrio sp. DNA harbors:
- a CDS encoding DUF2157 domain-containing protein, which produces MKFTMKDLDWAADTKVITVEVRDALADAFQQKYADKPSLSFANVLYYLGGLIVIGSMTFYVTSAWETLGGGGHLAVALLYACTFLLVGRWLWKRKEQRIPGGILVTAAVCMTPMAVFGVQEMIGWWGWHEPGSYSDFYLWVKSGWFLMEVFTIVAGVVALRWCRFPFIMLPVAFSLWFMSMDLTAVIYGTDFSWEQRKLVSVWFGLVMLIGSFMVDRRTEQDFAFWGYLFGLLAFWGGLTSMDSDTELGKLVYCCINVILMGVSVLLQRRVFIVFGGIGVSIYLGHLAYDVFESELLFAFALSGVGLAVIVLGLQYHRHKDFIEQKMMGMLPEVLRRILPQFRV; this is translated from the coding sequence ATGAAATTTACGATGAAAGACCTTGATTGGGCGGCGGATACAAAGGTCATCACGGTAGAGGTTCGTGACGCATTGGCTGATGCATTTCAGCAGAAATATGCGGACAAGCCGTCGTTGTCATTTGCCAATGTCCTCTACTATTTGGGTGGACTTATCGTTATCGGCTCCATGACGTTTTACGTTACTTCGGCATGGGAGACCCTTGGCGGTGGCGGCCATTTGGCTGTGGCACTTCTTTACGCCTGTACCTTCCTGCTGGTGGGCCGGTGGCTCTGGAAAAGGAAGGAGCAGCGTATTCCCGGAGGAATTCTGGTCACGGCAGCGGTCTGCATGACGCCCATGGCGGTTTTTGGGGTTCAGGAAATGATCGGTTGGTGGGGCTGGCATGAACCGGGAAGTTATTCAGATTTTTATCTATGGGTCAAAAGTGGTTGGTTCCTTATGGAAGTATTCACCATCGTGGCTGGGGTTGTCGCTCTTCGGTGGTGCAGATTCCCCTTTATCATGCTGCCTGTGGCGTTCAGTCTGTGGTTTATGTCCATGGATTTAACCGCTGTTATATATGGGACTGATTTTTCATGGGAACAACGCAAATTGGTTTCCGTATGGTTCGGTCTGGTTATGTTGATCGGAAGTTTTATGGTGGATCGGCGAACCGAGCAGGATTTTGCTTTTTGGGGTTATTTGTTTGGGCTGCTCGCCTTTTGGGGTGGATTGACCAGCATGGACAGTGACACGGAACTTGGCAAACTTGTTTATTGTTGTATCAACGTCATTTTGATGGGTGTGTCGGTGTTGTTGCAACGTCGCGTGTTCATCGTTTTCGGTGGCATTGGCGTCAGCATATATCTTGGACATCTGGCCTACGACGTTTTTGAGAGCGAATTGCTTTTCGCATTTGCCTTGAGCGGGGTTGGATTGGCAGTTATCGTTTTGGGATTGCAGTACCATCGGCATAAGGACTTCATAGAACAAAAGATGATGGGAATGCTCCCCGAGGTGTTAAGACGGATATTGCCGCAGTTCAGAGTATAG
- a CDS encoding ribonuclease Z → MRVTFAGVGEAFDDKLPNTSLLVHAGSSTVLLDCGFTAACVFWGMAANPLKLDAVYISHFHGDHYFGLPALLVRSIEEGRTKRLTILGPSGIESRVTRLMEMAYSNALARAKFSIFFIECDPGQDFKHAGFRFRFAMSDHAMPCQAIRLDTADKSMFYSGDGQPTDDTLELALGCDLVVHESYSLDQEKTGHGSVESSVDFARKANAKACALVHVKRTVRRERKDVILARANAISDMKVFLPEPGDVHIL, encoded by the coding sequence ATGCGAGTGACCTTTGCCGGTGTCGGCGAAGCTTTTGATGACAAATTGCCCAATACTTCCTTATTGGTACACGCTGGTTCTTCCACCGTTTTGCTTGATTGCGGCTTTACTGCCGCCTGTGTCTTTTGGGGCATGGCCGCGAATCCCCTTAAACTGGATGCAGTATATATTTCACATTTTCATGGTGATCATTACTTTGGTTTGCCCGCATTGCTTGTCCGTTCCATTGAGGAAGGGCGCACAAAGCGTTTAACCATCCTTGGACCTTCGGGTATTGAATCCCGTGTGACCCGCCTTATGGAAATGGCGTATTCCAATGCCTTGGCTCGGGCAAAATTCAGTATATTTTTTATCGAATGTGATCCCGGTCAGGATTTTAAACACGCTGGTTTCCGGTTTCGTTTTGCCATGAGTGACCACGCCATGCCCTGTCAGGCTATTCGGCTTGATACGGCAGATAAATCAATGTTTTACTCTGGTGACGGGCAGCCCACTGATGATACTTTGGAGCTGGCCTTAGGGTGCGATCTTGTGGTTCACGAATCCTATTCTTTGGATCAGGAAAAAACCGGACATGGAAGTGTTGAATCTTCTGTCGATTTTGCTCGTAAGGCAAATGCCAAAGCTTGTGCTTTGGTTCATGTGAAACGAACAGTTCGACGGGAAAGAAAAGATGTGATTCTTGCACGGGCAAACGCCATCTCTGATATGAAGGTCTTCCTGCCTGAGCCAGGAGATGTCCATATTTTGTAG
- a CDS encoding tetratricopeptide repeat protein codes for MPGESADTIVLDFIRKEGGVIVYLSDDFVFTRALRNIVSRVIGLSGDSLLAFSSMSLAMKKCLELQDQGIPCVIFIERMLDNRPSTDFIITLKREFPDVKMVVLTWEATQETVAYFFELGVSRVLVKPASANMVIEALAEVISPPMELKQQILLCEELLEKGEYAAALDASDRILMTRPDSARGLVLRGNALMGVEETDKAVQCYMAAHEVQPIFMAPLIKLAEAFREMDDERALAYMKELDDISPLNPERKIDIAEEHLRKGEHEEAERYLDRGMAVAEKEVSSMVGDLTQRIVDAVTAIAPNLAVKYLNRVIDTKRVLGRDDLVHFNRLGIILRGEGRWAEAVEVYGKAVTIAPEDPVIHYNMGLAHWEGNKRIVALECFEQALSIDPHFYAGSVGATLNIGSLYLDLRRYKDCLPFFAHVLDLDPENSLAQVKFAEAKTKAEIEPDPVRSALESEGDADLDLSLSDSRKKTKKRKPFTNLEL; via the coding sequence ATGCCTGGAGAATCCGCTGACACCATCGTTCTTGATTTTATCAGGAAAGAGGGAGGAGTCATCGTCTATTTGTCCGACGATTTCGTCTTTACTCGTGCTTTGCGGAATATAGTTTCACGGGTTATCGGTTTGAGTGGTGACTCATTACTTGCTTTCTCATCCATGAGCTTAGCCATGAAGAAATGTCTGGAATTGCAGGATCAAGGAATTCCCTGCGTTATTTTTATCGAAAGAATGCTCGACAACCGGCCTTCTACGGATTTTATCATCACACTTAAACGGGAATTTCCGGATGTGAAGATGGTTGTTTTGACGTGGGAGGCCACGCAGGAAACCGTGGCTTACTTTTTTGAACTGGGAGTGAGTCGCGTTTTGGTCAAGCCTGCATCTGCCAACATGGTCATTGAGGCCTTGGCAGAAGTTATTTCTCCTCCCATGGAGCTTAAACAGCAGATATTGTTGTGTGAAGAGCTTTTGGAAAAAGGGGAATATGCCGCAGCATTGGATGCGTCGGATCGCATTCTTATGACGAGGCCGGATAGTGCTCGTGGGTTGGTGCTGCGAGGTAATGCCCTCATGGGAGTGGAGGAGACCGACAAAGCCGTGCAGTGCTATATGGCTGCCCATGAAGTCCAGCCGATTTTTATGGCTCCGCTGATCAAGCTTGCGGAAGCCTTTAGGGAAATGGACGATGAACGAGCTCTTGCCTATATGAAGGAGTTGGACGACATCAGCCCATTGAATCCTGAGCGTAAAATCGACATTGCCGAGGAGCATTTGCGCAAGGGTGAGCATGAAGAGGCGGAAAGATATCTTGATCGAGGTATGGCTGTCGCGGAAAAGGAAGTCAGCAGCATGGTTGGCGATTTGACACAGCGCATTGTGGACGCAGTGACGGCCATTGCTCCCAATCTGGCGGTAAAATATCTGAACCGTGTCATCGACACCAAACGGGTTTTGGGTCGGGATGACCTTGTCCATTTCAACCGTCTTGGCATTATCTTGCGAGGCGAAGGGCGATGGGCCGAGGCCGTCGAAGTCTATGGCAAGGCCGTGACCATTGCCCCGGAAGATCCGGTCATTCATTACAATATGGGGTTGGCTCATTGGGAAGGCAATAAGCGTATCGTTGCGTTGGAATGTTTTGAACAGGCTTTGAGCATTGATCCTCATTTTTACGCAGGCAGTGTGGGTGCAACTTTGAATATTGGGTCGTTATATCTGGATTTGCGACGATATAAAGATTGCTTGCCGTTTTTTGCTCATGTTTTGGATTTAGATCCTGAAAATTCTTTGGCACAAGTAAAGTTTGCTGAAGCGAAAACCAAAGCCGAGATCGAACCTGATCCAGTCCGGTCTGCATTAGAATCAGAGGGCGATGCCGACCTTGATCTGTCTTTGTCGGATTCAAGAAAAAAGACGAAGAAACGAAAGCCTTTTACTAATCTGGAGTTGTAA
- a CDS encoding tetratricopeptide repeat protein has product MAGKYDSIVYDYFEKSNGNVVLVSEDQLFKKTLATTLFKVIGTKRNCFFAFESVQQGLKKIQELDKRSLETTVFIERILGGHPSTDTIITLKRLLPDLKIVVLAGETKRENIAYFYELGVNNVISKPASINNIIEKMAFTVQPQGKLSEYMSIGKRCLVAGKFMEAMKIADKILQLKPESPAGLMLKGDIYSLQGDLDKALACFHRAHDSSKLYLEPLKKLVGAYREVDEEKALVYMKKLDKLSPLNAERKTDIGKIFVHQKKMEMAEKYFDQAIDAATHEAMSLISSVAENISEAVQQTSPRMAEKYLSKVLEAKGSRLGLGDITLFNKLGIALRGQGKWKEAIENYIQALRISPDDEGLHYNMGMAYIDGGERRLAGKCFENALKRNPGFYKISEAVSMNVGMLFSELRENEKAIPCFKNAIELNPNNTTALRKLAALEEKL; this is encoded by the coding sequence ATGGCGGGAAAATACGACTCTATCGTTTACGATTATTTTGAGAAATCAAATGGAAATGTGGTTCTTGTCAGTGAAGACCAGCTGTTCAAGAAGACTCTGGCTACTACGCTTTTTAAGGTTATAGGCACCAAGCGAAATTGTTTCTTTGCCTTTGAGAGTGTGCAACAGGGGCTCAAAAAAATTCAGGAATTGGATAAACGGTCTTTAGAAACGACTGTTTTTATCGAGCGAATTTTGGGTGGGCATCCAAGCACGGATACCATTATCACTCTCAAACGATTGTTGCCGGATCTGAAGATTGTCGTTCTGGCAGGCGAAACCAAGCGGGAAAACATCGCCTATTTTTATGAGCTTGGCGTGAATAATGTCATCTCCAAGCCTGCTTCCATCAATAATATCATCGAAAAAATGGCGTTCACTGTGCAGCCTCAGGGTAAGCTCAGTGAATATATGTCCATTGGAAAGCGGTGTCTTGTTGCGGGCAAATTCATGGAAGCCATGAAGATTGCGGATAAAATATTGCAGCTCAAGCCCGAGAGCCCTGCTGGACTCATGCTCAAGGGGGATATTTATTCGTTACAGGGTGATCTGGATAAGGCGTTGGCCTGTTTCCACCGTGCACATGATAGCTCAAAATTATATCTGGAACCCCTTAAGAAGCTGGTGGGGGCGTATAGGGAAGTGGACGAGGAGAAAGCCCTTGTTTACATGAAAAAACTGGATAAATTGAGCCCGCTTAATGCTGAACGAAAAACGGATATCGGCAAGATTTTTGTTCATCAAAAGAAAATGGAGATGGCGGAAAAGTATTTTGATCAAGCCATTGATGCTGCGACGCACGAAGCGATGAGCCTGATTAGTTCTGTTGCCGAAAATATTTCTGAAGCAGTCCAACAGACCTCACCCCGTATGGCCGAGAAATACTTGAGCAAAGTTTTGGAGGCAAAAGGATCACGCCTTGGGCTGGGAGATATTACGCTTTTCAACAAGCTTGGTATCGCTTTGCGCGGACAGGGCAAGTGGAAGGAAGCTATTGAAAATTACATTCAGGCATTACGAATATCTCCAGACGACGAAGGACTACATTACAATATGGGGATGGCCTATATTGATGGTGGAGAGCGTCGGTTGGCGGGGAAGTGCTTTGAAAATGCTTTGAAACGGAATCCTGGTTTTTATAAAATAAGCGAAGCTGTTTCCATGAATGTCGGCATGCTTTTCAGTGAACTCAGAGAGAATGAGAAAGCAATACCCTGTTTTAAAAATGCGATAGAACTAAATCCGAATAATACCACTGCTCTGCGGAAGCTGGCTGCGCTCGAAGAAAAACTGTAG
- the dapF gene encoding diaminopimelate epimerase has translation MNIFTKSVPFYKMQGCGNDFVVIDNRELGVPESSMEAWAKALCARAFGIYADGLFFLENSEDANLDYRWHFYNSDGSRAEMCGNASRCAGKLAHALGLAPAEHTFGTDAGPIRASVLLDGPDAGRVKVQLTPPKETKTNITLDIDGKPLTVHFTDTGVPHAVVFVDDVKALDIMEIGPKIRYHETFSPAGTNVNFAQVIDKNTMLLRTYERGVEAETYACGTGAAATQVLANALGLTGNFANLTTTSDEMLTIFLEDGNVFLQGAAELTFQGDFFLGPLGLTL, from the coding sequence ATGAATATATTCACCAAGTCCGTTCCTTTTTATAAAATGCAGGGTTGCGGCAACGATTTCGTCGTCATCGACAACCGGGAACTTGGCGTCCCTGAGTCTTCCATGGAAGCATGGGCAAAGGCCCTCTGCGCCCGCGCTTTTGGCATCTATGCCGACGGCCTTTTTTTCCTTGAAAATTCCGAAGATGCAAACCTGGATTACCGTTGGCATTTCTACAATTCCGACGGTTCTCGCGCCGAGATGTGCGGCAATGCCTCCCGCTGTGCAGGCAAACTCGCCCACGCTCTAGGTCTGGCTCCGGCTGAGCACACCTTCGGCACCGATGCCGGCCCCATCAGGGCATCCGTCCTTCTTGACGGCCCCGACGCGGGTCGCGTCAAGGTTCAGCTTACTCCGCCCAAAGAGACAAAAACCAACATCACGCTGGACATCGACGGCAAACCGCTGACCGTCCATTTCACTGACACTGGTGTTCCTCATGCCGTTGTCTTCGTGGATGACGTCAAAGCACTCGACATCATGGAGATCGGTCCAAAAATTCGCTATCATGAAACTTTTTCTCCGGCTGGTACCAACGTCAATTTTGCGCAAGTCATCGACAAGAATACGATGTTATTACGCACCTATGAGCGCGGTGTGGAAGCCGAGACATATGCTTGCGGGACTGGAGCAGCCGCGACACAAGTGTTGGCCAACGCACTCGGTTTGACCGGGAATTTCGCGAATCTGACCACGACCAGTGATGAGATGCTGACTATCTTTTTGGAGGACGGCAATGTCTTCTTGCAAGGCGCGGCTGAATTGACCTTCCAAGGTGATTTTTTCCTCGGGCCGCTGGGGTTGACTTTGTAA